The window CAATCGTTCTATGAGTTGGGGACAAATGTGCCTACATAAGAAAACCCCATGATGAAGAATGTGATGGATTGGAAGAAAAGGTATATGAAGTAGTGGTTTTTCCCAAATGTGATGTCATAGCAGccacagaagaagaggaaggctcCGAATCCGAGCTCTAGTAGATGAAGTCTGCACATGGAAGAACAATGGAGGTCAGAAGTTATAAGAAAGAGAGGgctcaggtttttttttttttttttggggggggggtagggGTGGAGTATGCAGGTATTGATATGGAACTTGCTGCTACTTCACATTTAGAACTTAGTATGAAGAGTAGAGGCTTCATTTCAGATGCATTTCCTTTCTAGTGGGAAATTTCGGCAACTGAAAGTGTGTAAAGTTTCCATCCCAAAAGTTCAAACTATTGGGTAGAGGGACTAATAGGCATATGAGGGAACACAAGGTAGGTCCGAGGGAAAAAATATATACCTATCTCCGAATTTGAATCGAGGAAGCTTCTTAGCTGCTTTAGGAGCTGCTGATTTTATCTTGAGAGCATCTCCCAATTTCTCTGTGACAACCCATTCATTTACTCTCCCTGCCTCTAGCAGACCAATAAACGTCGCTTTGGTCCGGTGCAACGCCATGACATTCTCAAAAAGGATCCAAAATAAGATCAAGTGGAGTGATCTGCAGGATTAGATGACAAAAGAAGGTAAATAAAACAACAGAAAAAATTCTGTTACTGAtggaacaaagaaagaaagaagagattcCCAGGAATAGAAACCTTGGAGTTCCAACTGCAGTAAGAAAGGTAATGATGGAAGGGATATAAACAGCTCCCCACTTTGGAACTTCAACTTCAGGAACCAAAACGGTCATTGGCAATACAATACAGTAGAAAACACAAGTGACGATATGCGCTACAATCTTGCGAACAAAGAAGAAACTGTAGAGCACATGTACTTTCTTCCACATAGATACTTTCTGCAGTTTCCAATTCATAACAATAATGAACAAGAGAaggggatatatatatatagagaccAAAATTTTTTCATTTGGTAGGAAAAGGAATATAGAGTGAAACATACCTTGTTCCTTATGATCTCCATTACCATTTTCTTAAACAGATTAGCTGGTCCACAAGACCAGCGATGCTGCTGAAAGCGGTATGCTTTTAAAGTACTTGGCAATTCATTTTTCACCTATCAGGAAAAGAGATATGAGATCAGTAATTAAGCATTACTGGGTCATTAAGAAACAGAGTGAACAGTAGTCTTTCACAAATTCAGATTCGAAAAATatgaaacataattttttttttctaaatgaaaAATTAATGAATGATTATAAGGGCAATTAAGGGTATTAATTGGTCGATTTTGTCTGGTTTTGGCCGGGCTGAATCACTTTCGGTATGCTACTAGACCAAGCCGAAATCAAACCGGTAAGGAAGTCTTCAGTTTTGGTCTGATTTGGTCCAGTTTTGTATTGGTTGTATTAATTGTTTGTAATAAAGCTACTATCAGGTTCGGTTCGGTCCAGTCCAGTCCAGTTTCGGGTTTATATTTACACATGTGGAAATTAATGAGAATATCctgatttttttaggtttttagtCACGGCTTTGGGTTTTATATCGGATTACTACTGGTCCcggtctaatttttttttatagggatTGTTCCAATTTTCAGTTTTGGTCggctcggtttggtttcagtatATCTGCTGGTTACATAAAAtccaatttgaaaccaaaaccataagAATTGGTTCAGTCTGGTCTAAACCTGTCAGATTGATTAAGTCCGACAGGTTTGGGCCATGTTTTGGGTATCGACCTGGTATTAGTATCGATATTGGCCAATACTTATACAGATATATGGTTGATCCAAGGCCGATACCTAAAATCATGGTTCGGGCAGAACATTGACACTCTTAGCTTCATCTCCTTAACAATAGAAACATGATGATAACACATACAATAATTTACCTACCTTAATATCACCTAGGTACAAGAATTTCCAGCCCTTAAGACTAGCTCGGACCGCCAAATCCATGTCCTCGACCGTGGTCCGGTCCTTCCAACCGCCGGCCTCATTGAGAGCCGAGATCCTCCACACACCTGCCGTTCctgtcatatatatattttaaattctaattaattaaatttcattttcaattaaaaaaataaaggaaaatttgaaaataaaacatttaGGGGTTATAGAAGCACAGTTAATACCGTTGAAACCAAAGAAGGCATAGGTGGAGGAGCCCACCTCCTGCTCCACCTTGAAATGGTAATCCAACGACATTTCTTGCATTCTTGTCATCAAACACTCGTCCGAGTTTACTGCACACGTAAGCAGTCATTAACCAATCAAACACTGTCACATCACTCACATgcttgcacttttttttttagtttctcatattttttaacattttattttaaaaaaaaaaatagttcatTTTTCCACCTTTTTCCATGAAAACAAATGGAGACATCGAAAACAACAAGTGTCGGTAGTGTGCTGTCTAGCCTGTCCTGCTGTGAGCGAGGGAGTGAAGTAAGGGCCACAGCAAAATTAGTACTCAATGTGCCAGCTAATTGAAAAATACACCCTCGGCGTTTCTTATTACAAGAACTGCCCCTATTGTAATTGTCAACTTAGGTCAAAGATTGGAATGCTTCAAGCAGAAGGATCcctggctttaatcaagaagCTTTGGGGGGCATTTACGTCATTTAAATCCCAAAAAGGCTAGAATTTAATAAGTTTACCCCCTTCTAGAAGGAAAACCCCGACACAAACACTAACAAACAGATATTCCAATATTCCAAGGAAgtgtaggaaaaaaataatacaaacacACATATTTagataaaaatcataattttacaataaatttttttttcttcttttcttgactaccaaatgtaggaaaaaaaagagagatagcaTCTGCTGCTCGTATATTTGGAAATAGAAAAGATAGGTGTCAGATGTTGACTCGTACAATCAaatgattgatttatttttgaaaaaaaatacatctttttccccttttgtcttgagaataaaagaaaaaaacgtgGATGATTTCCCCATAGCTTCCCTCCACACTGGAACTCTAGACAAAATGATTTGATGTGGAGGGAAAAACTCCATCCGTGCATACGTGGTCCTCACGATTTGTGTGGGTCCCATCATTTCTTGTGTTTTATCCCATCAATGAGCAGGAAAGTGAAAGAGAAAGGGTGAGAAAACAAATGATACCACTCACAGCACCGACACTTCCCAATTAAGCAGTAATTAAAGTCCCACTAATTAAGTTTAGGAATTAATCTTACCAAAGTTCCAGCGAGCTTGAACAAGACCAATCTCTGGGTTGAAGACAAGAAAAGGAACTGTTCTCCACAGGAAATCCGGCTCTGGTTGGAAATCTGCATCGAATATAACAACGTAATCGCAGTTCTTAACGTAGTTTCGCTTCATTCCTTCCTTGAGAGCACCTGCTTTGTAACCATTTCTATTATCTCTCACTTCATATTTGATATTAATTCCTTTGCTTGCCCATCTCTGGCATTCATGTTGAACCAAATCCTGCAATTTTTAACCACCACCCAGAAAATCTCAGATCTCAAATCCATTTCTCTGTTTTAATGTTGATTCTAATTCATGGGTTTGATTAATTTGAAGACCTTGATTGTTGAGTCTGTTGAATCGTCGAGGACTTGGATTATAATTCGATCTGAAGGCCATGAGAGACCACAAGCAGCTCCAATGGAGAGCTGGTAAACCTGCAACAAAACATAAAGATTGGAACTTGGAATACAGAGATATCAATTATGGAaacagaagagaagatgaagagaaaaaagaccTCTCTTTCGTTGAACATTGGAATTTGGACAAGAACCATGGGATAAACTGAATTACCCATCTCCACATCGTCTTTAATCGGTTCCCATTTGTATCGTTTCTCTGGTTTTTTCCCAAATAGCTTTACGAGAACGATCACAATGCTCATGTAAACCCTCTCAATGAACAGCATCACCGACATGGCCAAACACAGAAAAACCGCGAGTCTCAGCAATGGAACAATTAATGGAGCTTTGATCTGATCCCAAATGAATCCAATTTGCTGGGTAATATCATCTCTCGTACCCTGAAATGCTTCAGGGAGAATAGCCCTCGAAGAAATTTGCtccattttctcaaaaatttgAGCTTTTCAAGTCGCTATGGAAGAACAGAGCAGGAGCAGATGAGAACCCAGAAGCAGAAAACAGAGGAGAAAGAGTTGGATTAACGACAATGTGGCAGAGCTGGACTTTCAGTCACTCCCTTCCACACCATTACAGATCGAACCCATTAGATAGCAAAACTAGTTCAATGTAAGAACAAGAACCCAGTTCAGATTTCACTCTCTTACACCCCAAATCCCCATTAAGAGATAAACACAAACGTGAGAAGAACAGAAGagtggaaaagaaaaggtgaGCTTGActtttccctttcccctcttTAGTTCAATCCCTGCAAATCAAAACCAGCTCCTTCTATAATCTAGAAAAGGAGAGAACTCAATGGAATCAATGGGACAGACAGAAGAGAAGAACAAAGGATTAAATATAAATCCGAAGGAGAGGGAAATGGGGATTCTAGTTTTGTGGGTTCTATCAATTCGTCTCTCACCTCCCCTTCCACTCTTCTGTGTCTAGAGTATAGTTTGTATTCTAGTATGGGGATTGTGGCCTTTATATAAGAAAAACGAACACTTGAAAAATATATGACAAATAGAATCCGGCGACAGGTGTTAGATACCGGTGAGACATTTTACATTCTTTATAACATTTTTTAGGGGACAATTTCCCCACGGTGCCAGGGTACAATTTTtctttcacatttttgttatttttgttctctcctctaataataataataataataataataataataataataataataataataataataataataataataaggttaataataataataataattttctctttgagaatccTTTTTTACCCTTAGTTTAAATGGATaacattaaataaattttaggaACATAACAAAAGGAAATTACAAGAAGGATACTACTTCTTGATTCACCACTTTGGTGACTAAAGTTGCACCGCATTTATAGTATCCTCGAACTAGTTAAATAATGCAGTTGAGAGGCTTTactatataattgaatatcgATTACCAATTACCAATTACAATTAAGAGGACGATAACAAATAGTGGGTCGTTGGTAGGAATGTAACCAGATCAATTCAAATCAAACATGAATCTATATCTGCATTCGATTAGTTTTCAAACAGATTtgtatagtttaattgatttttgaATATGTAATCCTCTAATTATAAAAGTACATCAATCAAACACAGATTTTCGATTATCCATTATATCCTTAGTGGAGATTGAAGAGTGGAATCTTAACTTTGGAGAGAGTCTCACTGTCTATGTTAAACGGCAAAATTTTGAAAAGCCAAAAATTCATGAAGACGTAAAATTGGAGGGCTGAATCCACCTCCTGATCACTAAGGTTGATCTTAaagtgttatatatatatatatgccatcgtgaatcattttttattttaacttcTTGTTTACTATACCATGAATTGATAAGGGTATTTAATATTAcagaatattttttataaaattattatttaatcaTATTTTATAACGAGACTTaatctgaaaattaaaatatatgtgTCCACATCAGATTAGCTTTTAAACGGATTCGaacaattttaaaaaatcaaaatttcatatACAGATTCCTCTAAACGAATATAAATACGAATCAAATATGAATTTTTAATTAACTATTTATTTACATCTTTAGTCCTTGGTGCAGGTACATTTTGTGTATTAACATAAATACCTAccttatcctctctctctctatgtctAGTCTCTTTCTGGTATTTGTCAAACGGTCAAAGAGATTTCTTAGTGGTTAACGGGTCGGATCTTTCATCTGCAGAAACCTATGTAAGGGCATTGGTGGATCCCACGTGATGGTTTTTGAATGATAATAATGGCAATAAAGATACATGCCTAATTATCTAATGTGAATGGTAAATAATCAGGTAAGAATAGGAGATTAGAGTAGGGTTAAGGATGTTATCGTGATTGATGAGAAAGGTCGGGGGACCCATGCGACAATTTGTTGTTCATTGTTCAATAGGGGGCATTTTAGACATTTCATTCTTTTGAATGAACATTGAAATATGAAAGGGTGTGCAAAAGTGATTTGCATATTATCGTTATGAAATTAGTTTCTCTTGGTCTATTATATCAAGTCTAAGTTGTCTAACTGAGATCAGATGAGTTAAATGTATCAACCGACACTAATCCCAATATCGTGCACTACAACTAAAGGTGTCAAAATCAAGCGAGAATCATTTATTAAAACCAAATCGAGTTGTTTACACCAACACTGTGAAAACATTTAATCAATAGGttggttttttgtttcaaaattgagaCCGTTTAGTTAAACGATTTAAATtgaatcgaaccgtttaaaacGATATTAAACCATTTAAGTAAACTATTAAATTGATTAATATATGCGTAGTCAGTTTAAATCACTCAAcgttaagtttacatacatctcaataaaaaaaaaaattaaatttacattaaaaactattaaaaaaaagtatataacaataaacaattcaatttaaGGTTAAGTTTTCatctattttaataaaaaaatttaaagagtttaaatccattttaataaaaaaaaaattaaaggtaaTGAAGCCTCTTAGACACAATTTTAGAAAACAGTTTATACCAAAACAATTTATAAATGACTTTGGTTTTAATATCTGAAAGactgaaaccatttattttAACCTAAAAAGTTTTGTACCAAAGCGAATCAAACAATTTACatccaaaccaaaccattaaacaTCCTTAACTAAAACCATGACCACAACACACAACTCAAGTACGGAATTccttatcattaaaaaaaaaaaaaagaaagaagtacAAGTTCTCTTAATGGCACACGCTAAAgcaattattattttaaaaatattagaCATGTGATTTTGATTACAAAAGGGCCACATAATTAGAACTACATATAAGCCTACAGTAGTAGGTAGCAAATCAATTTTGAAACATATATGTATTGATAAATAATTAATTCCAATGAGATGTAGCATGCTTTGTTCATAAAGGTTATGACGTATGAGAACTGTGGCATGGTGTGACATAAAACCAAAAGATTTAAACTGTATTTCTCCATCACCAAGTACTAGAAAACTACTAAACACCAAATAGAATATACCCCTTTTCCCACAAATATCATGACAAGTGTCTGTACAATTGTGGAATTAATTAAGCTTTGGGTGTCAAATTTTAAAGTAATATTTGATGTGTATTCCCCTGAAGAAAGGGGACCTCCATTGCTACAAAGATTTGGCTGGTGATAGATTTGGTAGTGCAAAAAATTTTTCCAGCAAGTAAACAATTAATGTGGTCCTTACTCATATATCATTTTATAATTATGAAAGAGTTTgtcaaatggaaaaaatataattatagtttttttttatgatttttagtaGATACGTAAGAAAGCTCTACATTCATCTACATGCATAGAGAGAAGAAGTTACTCTAAAGAACCCAAGGGTGTAGCGTAGTtgatgagcaacgaacttggtacaagccgtaaattcggacgtcctaagttcgactcccactaggcacatcttggaccactcacacgggggtgtttagtgctcttcactattttcagtgaaagttgaatggttctcattcaaccccagaaTGACCTAGTCCATGCAATTGTGGAATCAGTATAGGCCTGCGAGACTAGTTAGACCGAAGGCCTGAATAGTCgtcgttaacaaaaaaaaaaaaactctaaaaatacCTTAGAAAGTTATACACATCTCAATTGTAATAGTTTTACATTTGATTAAGGGGAAATTTTTTCTCACCAAGATGAAGAGAATCGGGGATCATAAATATCTTTCCCCTATTGTTTGAATTCTGATACTATCCGTCCTATCCAACCTTGATTACaaaaaaggaggaagggggGGTGGTTTCATCTCTGGTTGAAATGAAACTAGGTTCTTTGATTAATTACAAAAGTGCGTTCCTTTATGTATATGCAGGTAGAGGatttcttaatttatatgacACAAGCATATAAATATAATGAAGGGAAAAAGATAGCTATTTAGTCTTTACAGATTCCTTTATTCCTTTTCCATATAATAAATAGTGGGTCTCATActaatattctctctctctctcttttattctaGCCACATAGGATCTCATATGAATGATACCATCTTCTAACCCGTAATTGTTACAACATGCAAATTTTTTCTTACACTACCCTTATAGGAGACCTTCGTCCCATAGAGGATTTCTTTGTATGACATAACCATTTATAAATACAatgaagggaaaaagattgcTATACTACCTTTGTATAGATTCCTTTATATTTTTCACATAATAAAtagtgagtctctctctctcttactttgGCCCCATGCTGATCCAATATGAATGCTACCATCTTCCAAACCCTAATTGTTGTAGCATGCAAATTTTTTCTTACACTACCCTCGTccctaaaccccccccccacctcccaaaaaaaaaaaaaaaatgcaaatacaAATTTCCTATTTGTTGTTTTACCTCCTTCGTACGATTACCATTGGCACACATGAGATGAGATAATTTGAATGTGTTGATATTTGTTTGTACCATAGAATGTGTGTCTTTCcctacaaatctaaggtttttttttttttttttttttttttttttttaaatcaaagtgTCCGGGTCAACTTACGCAccttgactaatcctcggggagactagcacaacaacccactgccacgatctccacttaaatagtAGATGCACGGGtggagaatcgaacctgagaccgtgcacctatccacacaatccccaattcacccCAACCATCTAAGCAACCCACGAATGGGTCAAATCTAAGGTTGTATTTCTtatgtatttttggaatagatTTGAGCTTAAAAGATATTCTTAAAATCcgattcttttctatttttcatttcaaaagtaCGTTTCCAACCTTTAAATTTATTTCGAAGCTACATACCTAACAAGGTAtaagattttcaaaatattatatGAACTAATAGAAGTCTATAACACTCACTCTCCACcccaaatataataaaaataaaaaattaaaaaaaaaagaagaagaggaaaggtgAGTAATCTTGATTCAATCAAGACCATCATCTTATCATATATtggatattttttatatttttttcttagtttaaaattttctctttgtgcttggtatGTCTTTATTtaagagaagattcagtttttgaattttaaaatttcccttGAGAATTGTGAACTTTTCTTTTGctcgaaaagaaaaaaaaaaaaaaaaataccaaaaacacaagaaaacatgaaaaaatatataaaaaaaattattttcttttcttttcttctcttctaatgataACCAAAcatgcattctttttttttttttcctcacaatttcatttcatttcttttattttctgttcttttctagattaaattttcttttcattttttctcttggctaccatagCCTTAGGGAAATCTGCACATTCGTTTCGTTGGTCTATCAACACACATGTCAAATAGGATCATAGGCCTAAAAAACCATGTAAGATAGGGggagataaaaataaaatttgattgaCATGCGATTAAAGTCTGCTGTCACAATTTCTTTGAGTTTGGCATTCTCACTGGGAAAAGCCTCATCCAATCACTTTCTGGCTCTCTCCATTGGAGAAGCATGTAAGGCTTCAtcgaattattattattatttttttagaaaaattattACCATAACAAAGGTACGTTATTTATCCAAACATAACAAGACACCTATTATCCTCTTAAAACAATAGTAAAGAATGTGGTTGggaataattttaaatgaataaaatcACACTAGTTgtccaaatgaaaaaaaaaaaattcaaaaaaagaaaaaagaaaaatcaattgaaatttaataataaaggGTTAAATGGTAATTGAACACAACCCATTTTCGCCAAAATCATCTACCCAGTCTCTCTTGTCTCCGGCAGTTgttgaagagaaagaaagagagagagagagagtgaatgaATTGGGAGATTGTGGATTAGTATCAGATTGATCAAGATGGGGTTTGGTCTTGACCAAAATCAATATGATCTAGATAATCTTTGTCGATCCAATCTGATTCTTAAATTCATGATCGGGAGAAACTATTTTGAAGGATGATAATTCTAGCCCATtggggtagagagagagagagagagagagagagttgggagATTGGGTTGAAAgataatttttagtttccaattttgtAGAAAGTGACTTTTATTCCAATAAAATagggagagaaaaaaggaataagaaaaatttgaaaccaTGTTCGAGACAAGAGATCTATGTTGGAGAACTTGGTCATGCTCAATTACATTTTAATGGTTTCTTAAAAAATTTAGTTAAAGTTTTTAGTTTTCTCGGAAGATTTTAATAAAAGATATTGAGATGTCTAGTTTACCCTtctaattgattatttaatatcAAGTTTTATTCCGTATTTATTCTTTTcactattttgttatttttccaaacATAACCAACCCTTGTTACGTGAATTCTGACACATTAGAGGCTGTATGATTGAATCtaagtttaaaatttaatatgtaatCAATTTTAACCATTTTATAGATATTCATATAATATTTCTATTAGGTGTTACCCAAGTATTGGGCAGTATTATCATTGCAAAAGATCtactaaggctgcatttggtagtcatctgtaaaaaacgtttttgacattttttcgTTTTACgggaataagaaaatgaaatcttcCATTTGGTGTTCACGgttcatttttcccttttttttttttaaatgaatcgagtgaaaaaaaaaagattgagaaATGTTGGAACATGGTAGATTCGTTTCAAAACGAAATTTTgacataaaaacaaaaaattctggTTTTAATACAAAACGTCATTTTTGGAATAGAATGAttaccaaacacatcctaattATTTtaagggagaattttttttttttttaatgaggaaACGTGCCACTAACGGGACACATTAGGgcgaaatgaccaccccacccccatgGAAATGAAAATGACTCTTTGAAtgctttttcatatttttccatTGGCCCTTGTGCATAAAAGCCACACTCTTACACAACACTTCTCCTTATTTctaatttccattttttcttcccACCTCGGCACCTCCTCTCTGTTTTTGGTaacatcctttttcttttggtaagcgTTTTAGGTAACATCCCACCTCCTCTTTGTGTCATAATATGGAACTTTGAACGTGGTCTAAAAAGTCGTAGTAATGGTGATTAAGGGGGATTAACGATTAATCCAGAAGATAGTTGATCAAAATCATTATGTTCCACGTCAGCTGTCACACGTTACCTCCCATCATATCCTCCTCTGATTCTATGAATACTGTTGGAATGTCCGCCAGTCATGTTAGGTTACAttattcactaaaaaaaatgttattaacAATTGTGCCCCTATTTTTCTGTAACTACATTTTTGCAACCACAGATTTTTGGTATTCCAAACTCCTTTTTCTCtgtaaataatttattattattattattatttttttagatagGGTGAAGATTGGTTGAGTGGGCACTCAATTGAGCTTAACTGAATGGCTTCCAGACTTATCTCACTTGGTACAATACATAGGGTATTGGATATACCTTGGCGTGCCAATAATATTGCTCCATATGACATAGTGGATATGAGTTGGAGTTGAGAGGTAATCTTTCTGCTGGTGTACGAATTttatcgcagtttaatccagggagtattggtgtaGATGTCTCGACAGAACAGAAAGACAGTCCCGCTTGCCAGTAAGCAGGCCGTGAGGGTTGTTGCCCTCTGCATAGCGGGGGTGTAAGGAGACGCAGCCTCCCGCTcgaatttttatttgagggtagttttgtactttttaaattagggttttttcgctatatatttgtagcaatgttttctttcatgtaatGCAAGCAAGattgagaggtgtgaagacAAGCGGTGTagaccttattctccattgatagtgaagtagaatctcatctcactgagaACGTAAAGAATCTTATTGAACCTCATAAATCCGTGTATATCATTTGTTCATATTTTTCCATTACTTTCTGCATCACTTTTAGGGTTATGTTTTTACATTTTCTGCAAAGTAGAAATAAGGTTATGCACGTTATGACCCTAACTATACCTCGCAGTGGTGAAAATCTTGTACACTTGGTGCGATTCCTATATCATTTGTtaataaactatttttttttaaattgaattttaaattaaaacttGATATATAATTAATATAGACCATTTCCATGCTATTCAATAGTTGAAATCAACACATCATCATTGTATGTCTCCCAATTAAACACAGCACCCCAGCCAAACTTTAGGTGCATGGGCTACCCACCCATCAGTTACAATTAATTGAGTCATCCCAGCCATAATTGGTTTGATGCTTATGTTTTGAAGTTCTCCCACATGGACCATGACAGTCAGTagacattcttttttttttttttctttttaatatagtTTTAATTTTGATTGAGGAAAATATGCCATAAAACC is drawn from Macadamia integrifolia cultivar HAES 741 unplaced genomic scaffold, SCU_Mint_v3 scaffold_260A, whole genome shotgun sequence and contains these coding sequences:
- the LOC122071543 gene encoding glucomannan 4-beta-mannosyltransferase 9-like: MEQISSRAILPEAFQGTRDDITQQIGFIWDQIKAPLIVPLLRLAVFLCLAMSVMLFIERVYMSIVIVLVKLFGKKPEKRYKWEPIKDDVEMGNSVYPMVLVQIPMFNEREVYQLSIGAACGLSWPSDRIIIQVLDDSTDSTIKDLVQHECQRWASKGINIKYEVRDNRNGYKAGALKEGMKRNYVKNCDYVVIFDADFQPEPDFLWRTVPFLVFNPEIGLVQARWNFVNSDECLMTRMQEMSLDYHFKVEQEVGSSTYAFFGFNGTAGVWRISALNEAGGWKDRTTVEDMDLAVRASLKGWKFLYLGDIKVKNELPSTLKAYRFQQHRWSCGPANLFKKMVMEIIRNKKVSMWKKVHVLYSFFFVRKIVAHIVTCVFYCIVLPMTVLVPEVEVPKWGAVYIPSIITFLTAVGTPRSLHLILFWILFENVMALHRTKATFIGLLEAGRVNEWVVTEKLGDALKIKSAAPKAAKKLPRFKFGDRLHLLELGFGAFLFFCGCYDITFGKNHYFIYLFFQSITFFIMGFSYVGTFVPNS